A single window of Alkalispirochaeta americana DNA harbors:
- a CDS encoding substrate-binding periplasmic protein, with product MNRAWPDQRSLFFLKRAGLVLVLSVFLVSSGEALPEHLVLATDVWPPFRLADSSGDLVSGIDLELVREIETRLGIPVVVQRHSWPRALEMLRTGEAHIMTGIAWSAERETYLHYLSPSYTAVSPAFYTLRGSEDILQSYRDLYSLRVGQVRDSVYFEPFNSDTKIEKITVSSERQLLRMLYHGRVSVLVGTIPNLLWDIRQLGMESLVGPAIYQPAHGTDLFIALSRASPAMELRPVLEKILRDIIDEGVVATILEGYR from the coding sequence ATGAATAGGGCCTGGCCAGATCAGCGAAGTCTCTTTTTCCTGAAACGGGCAGGTCTGGTTCTTGTGCTGAGCGTCTTCCTGGTCTCCTCTGGTGAGGCCCTGCCGGAGCATCTTGTTCTGGCAACCGATGTCTGGCCCCCCTTTCGGCTTGCCGATTCCTCGGGAGATCTGGTATCGGGGATAGATCTGGAACTCGTTCGGGAAATCGAAACGCGCTTGGGCATTCCCGTTGTGGTCCAGCGTCATTCCTGGCCGCGGGCGCTGGAAATGTTGCGCACCGGAGAAGCTCACATCATGACCGGCATTGCCTGGTCGGCCGAGCGGGAAACATACCTCCACTATCTTTCGCCTTCCTACACGGCCGTTTCTCCTGCGTTCTATACCCTGCGGGGCTCTGAGGACATTCTCCAGAGCTATCGGGATCTTTATTCCCTGCGGGTAGGTCAGGTGCGCGACTCGGTCTATTTTGAACCCTTCAACTCGGATACGAAGATAGAAAAGATCACCGTTTCCTCGGAGCGACAGCTTCTCAGGATGCTGTACCATGGCCGGGTGTCAGTTCTGGTGGGCACCATACCGAATCTTCTCTGGGATATACGCCAGTTGGGGATGGAGTCTCTGGTGGGCCCCGCGATCTATCAGCCTGCCCACGGAACGGATCTTTTTATTGCCCTCTCCCGGGCCTCGCCCGCGATGGAACTTCGTCCTGTTTTAGAGAAGATACTCCGGGATATTATTGACGAGGGCGTTGTGGCAACTATTCTTGAGGGGTACCGATGA